One part of the Salmo salar chromosome ssa10, Ssal_v3.1, whole genome shotgun sequence genome encodes these proteins:
- the LOC106560973 gene encoding homeobox protein DBX2-like isoform X2, whose translation MKGMIAGQKQSGKKSMNMAAVSPTHPGFGRSGKSFLIDNLLRSAGPSSSSSSPNSDGPTGLLSSVFLRGPQYLLAAVCCGGSSPPSVFSEGANIPMWSPDTSPKSRRGILRRAVFSEEQRKELEKTFKRQKYISKTDRNKLAADLSLKESQVKIWFQNRRMKWRNCKEKEAHSGRSPMEELMSRGCKQEEEAPESTGTALDRSSSQQWDRETGVTIEKEPCKKRVTLIQPLSLHRHTMTSDP comes from the exons ATGAAGGGGATGATCGCAGGGCAGAAGCAGAGCGGGAAGAAGAGCATGAATATGGCAGCAGTTTCACCTACTCACCCAGGCTTTGGGAGATCAGGGAAGAGCTTCCTCATCGACAATCTGCTGCGCTCGGCGGGGccatcctcttcctcatcctcgcCCAACTCAGATGGACCAACAG GCCTGTTGAGCAGTGTGTTTCTACGGGGCCCTCAGTATCTGCTGGCAGCAGTGTGCTGTGGTGGGTCCAGCCCTCCATCTGTCTTCTCCG AGGGAGCCAACATTCCTATGTGGTCCCCGGATACGAGCCCCAAATCCCGGCGAGGGATCCTGAGGAGGGCGGTGTTCTCTGAGGAGCAGAGGAAGGAGCTGGAGAAAACGTTCAAGAGACAGAAGTACATCAGCAAGACAGACAGGAACAAGCTTGCAGCAGATCTCAGCCTGAAGGAGTCTCAG GTGAAGATCTGGTTCCAGAACCGGAGGATGAAGTGGAGGAACTGTAAGGAGAAGGAGGCCCACAGCGGCCGCTCCCCCATGGAGGAGCTCATGTCCCGGGGCTGCAAACAGGAAGAGGAGGCACCAGAGAGCACGGGCACGGCATTAGACAGATCATCATCACAGCAGTGGGACAGGGAAACAGGAGTTACCATAGAGAAAGAGCCATGCAAGAAACGTGTGACTTTGATACAGCCACTGAGTCTGCACAGACACACTATGACCTCTGACCCATGA
- the LOC106560973 gene encoding homeobox protein DBX2-like isoform X1 — MKGMIAGQKQSGKKSMNMAAVSPTHPGFGRSGKSFLIDNLLRSAGPSSSSSSPNSDGPTGGFFRGPVTGHHRRTWGPQHVVYQGQSQNCKRVKDRELPPRSHSGLLSSVFLRGPQYLLAAVCCGGSSPPSVFSEGANIPMWSPDTSPKSRRGILRRAVFSEEQRKELEKTFKRQKYISKTDRNKLAADLSLKESQVKIWFQNRRMKWRNCKEKEAHSGRSPMEELMSRGCKQEEEAPESTGTALDRSSSQQWDRETGVTIEKEPCKKRVTLIQPLSLHRHTMTSDP; from the exons ATGAAGGGGATGATCGCAGGGCAGAAGCAGAGCGGGAAGAAGAGCATGAATATGGCAGCAGTTTCACCTACTCACCCAGGCTTTGGGAGATCAGGGAAGAGCTTCCTCATCGACAATCTGCTGCGCTCGGCGGGGccatcctcttcctcatcctcgcCCAACTCAGATGGACCAACAGGTGGGTTCTTCAGGGGTCCCGTGACCGGCCACCACAGGAGAACCTGGGGCCCTCAGCATGTTGTCTACCAGGGCCAGAGTCAGAACTGTAAACGAGTCAAAGACAGGGAGCTTCCTCCTCGGTCACACTCAG GCCTGTTGAGCAGTGTGTTTCTACGGGGCCCTCAGTATCTGCTGGCAGCAGTGTGCTGTGGTGGGTCCAGCCCTCCATCTGTCTTCTCCG AGGGAGCCAACATTCCTATGTGGTCCCCGGATACGAGCCCCAAATCCCGGCGAGGGATCCTGAGGAGGGCGGTGTTCTCTGAGGAGCAGAGGAAGGAGCTGGAGAAAACGTTCAAGAGACAGAAGTACATCAGCAAGACAGACAGGAACAAGCTTGCAGCAGATCTCAGCCTGAAGGAGTCTCAG GTGAAGATCTGGTTCCAGAACCGGAGGATGAAGTGGAGGAACTGTAAGGAGAAGGAGGCCCACAGCGGCCGCTCCCCCATGGAGGAGCTCATGTCCCGGGGCTGCAAACAGGAAGAGGAGGCACCAGAGAGCACGGGCACGGCATTAGACAGATCATCATCACAGCAGTGGGACAGGGAAACAGGAGTTACCATAGAGAAAGAGCCATGCAAGAAACGTGTGACTTTGATACAGCCACTGAGTCTGCACAGACACACTATGACCTCTGACCCATGA